The following coding sequences are from one Methanosarcina sp. WWM596 window:
- a CDS encoding UDP-N-acetylglucosamine 3-dehydrogenase, with protein MIRVGVIGTGAMGQNHVRIYSEMEGVELAGISDVDQARVEAMAAQYKTKAFTDYQKMFAEGLDAVSVVVPTKLHKQVVLDALEAGLHVLVEKPVADTVENADLMIEAAKKADKVLMVGHIERFNPAIIRLKEIIDSGTLGKIVSISTKRVGPYNPRIRDVGVILDIGVHDIDVISYLYGKKIRGVYAIAGADIHFFEDHASIILRMDHNFAGVVETNWLTPHKVRKLTAIGIKGVAYLDYIDQTVELHDNGWIRKAKVEPSEPLKNELVYFIDCIKTGREPNPCGEDGKHALEVAMAAIKSYEEERLIEVGQ; from the coding sequence TTGATCAGAGTAGGAGTAATAGGCACAGGCGCCATGGGCCAGAACCATGTCCGAATCTACAGTGAGATGGAGGGCGTGGAACTTGCCGGAATATCGGATGTAGACCAGGCCAGAGTCGAAGCCATGGCTGCCCAGTATAAAACGAAAGCCTTTACGGATTATCAAAAAATGTTTGCCGAAGGCCTTGATGCAGTAAGCGTTGTTGTACCCACAAAACTGCATAAACAGGTGGTTCTTGACGCCCTGGAAGCCGGTCTTCATGTCCTTGTAGAAAAACCAGTCGCCGACACGGTTGAAAACGCAGACCTGATGATCGAAGCTGCAAAGAAAGCAGATAAAGTGCTCATGGTAGGGCACATTGAACGTTTCAACCCTGCAATTATAAGGCTCAAAGAAATCATAGATTCGGGCACCCTTGGCAAGATAGTATCCATCTCTACCAAGAGAGTTGGCCCTTACAACCCAAGGATAAGGGATGTTGGAGTAATTCTGGATATCGGTGTTCACGATATAGATGTCATTTCATACCTTTATGGCAAAAAGATAAGGGGTGTTTACGCCATTGCTGGTGCAGATATCCACTTTTTTGAAGACCATGCCTCAATTATCCTGCGTATGGACCATAATTTCGCAGGTGTTGTAGAAACAAACTGGTTGACCCCTCATAAGGTAAGGAAACTGACAGCAATAGGAATCAAAGGTGTAGCCTATCTGGACTACATCGACCAGACAGTCGAACTTCATGACAACGGCTGGATAAGAAAAGCCAAAGTAGAGCCAAGTGAACCCCTGAAAAATGAACTCGTTTACTTTATAGATTGTATTAAGACAGGTAGAGAACCTAATCCCTGCGGGGAAGATGGAAAACATGCCCTTGAAGTAGCAATGGCAGCCATCAAGTCCTACGAAGAAGAAAGATTGATCGAAGTAGGGCAGTAA